In Palleronia sp. LCG004, a single window of DNA contains:
- a CDS encoding calcium/sodium antiporter — protein MVYLWAALGLVILVFAGDALVRGAVNLALRLGIPALIVSLTIVAFGTSAPELLISVQAVLDNVPGIALGNVVGSNTANVLLVLGVPAILTGLAMEGRESRKSFVTMIGATLLFIALAFLGPLTWWHGLIMLAALALVLGDQLREGLATRKFKKANPEEEVEGADLSMPWWKIVGFLVLGLVGLPIGAQILINSATEIAQRFGLSDAVIGLTLVAIGTSLPELATTVAAAFRKQADVALGNVIGSNLFNLLAIIGIASLVGPIPVESEFLALDLWVMLAASVLLAPFVFRNWHMGRVWGLVFCLGYAAYLARLVML, from the coding sequence ATGGTCTATCTCTGGGCCGCGCTCGGCCTCGTCATCCTGGTCTTCGCCGGCGACGCGCTGGTGCGTGGGGCCGTGAATCTTGCGCTGAGGCTCGGAATCCCCGCCCTTATCGTCAGCCTGACCATCGTGGCATTCGGTACCTCCGCGCCAGAGCTGCTGATCTCGGTGCAGGCGGTTCTCGACAATGTGCCGGGCATCGCACTCGGCAACGTGGTGGGGTCGAACACGGCCAATGTGCTCCTCGTCCTGGGCGTGCCCGCGATCCTCACGGGGCTTGCAATGGAGGGTCGGGAAAGCCGCAAGAGTTTCGTAACCATGATCGGGGCCACGCTGCTCTTCATCGCCCTGGCATTCCTCGGGCCTCTCACGTGGTGGCACGGGCTGATCATGCTGGCGGCGCTCGCGCTCGTCCTGGGTGACCAGCTGCGTGAGGGGCTCGCCACGCGAAAGTTCAAGAAGGCCAATCCCGAGGAGGAGGTCGAAGGCGCTGATCTTTCGATGCCGTGGTGGAAGATCGTCGGCTTTCTTGTCCTGGGGCTCGTCGGGCTGCCCATCGGCGCGCAGATCCTCATCAATTCCGCGACCGAGATCGCGCAGCGCTTCGGTCTGTCGGATGCCGTGATCGGCCTCACCTTGGTGGCCATAGGCACGTCGCTGCCCGAACTCGCCACCACGGTCGCCGCGGCCTTCCGAAAGCAGGCGGACGTGGCGCTCGGCAACGTGATCGGATCGAACCTCTTCAACCTTCTCGCGATCATCGGCATTGCTTCGCTGGTCGGCCCCATACCGGTGGAGTCCGAATTCCTGGCACTCGACCTCTGGGTCATGCTCGCGGCATCGGTGCTTCTTGCGCCTTTCGTCTTTCGCAACTGGCATATGGGGCGGGTCTGGGGCCTCGTCTTCTGCCTTGGTTATGCGGCCTATCTCGCGCGGCTGGTGATGCTCTGA